The following proteins are encoded in a genomic region of Micrococcaceae bacterium Sec5.8:
- a CDS encoding histidine phosphatase family protein — protein sequence MSAPGKIIMIRHGQSAANADTSIYNRVPDYRIPLTELGIEQARAAGEEVRRLLDGTPVCVYVSPYLRAYQTLEALNLGPLVERVIEEPRLREQDWANFQITGEIEDQKELRNAYGHFFYRFREGESGSDVYDRISSFMETLYRHWSRPDYAPNALFVTHGLTMRLFCMRWFHWSVEYFESLNNPDNAEVRTLHRSTDGKYELDKPFSQWEPRRVDETVLDAPPMFF from the coding sequence ATGAGTGCGCCCGGAAAAATCATTATGATCCGGCACGGCCAGTCCGCGGCCAACGCCGATACCTCGATCTATAACAGGGTCCCGGATTACCGGATCCCGCTGACGGAGCTCGGCATCGAACAGGCCCGGGCGGCCGGCGAAGAGGTCCGGCGGCTGCTGGACGGCACGCCGGTCTGCGTCTACGTCTCGCCCTACCTGCGGGCCTACCAGACCCTGGAGGCGCTCAATCTCGGCCCGCTGGTGGAGCGGGTGATCGAAGAGCCGCGGCTGCGCGAGCAAGACTGGGCCAATTTCCAGATCACCGGCGAAATTGAGGACCAAAAGGAACTCCGCAACGCCTACGGCCACTTTTTTTACCGGTTCCGGGAGGGCGAGTCCGGCTCCGATGTCTATGACCGGATCTCCTCCTTCATGGAAACGCTGTACCGCCACTGGTCCCGGCCGGACTACGCACCCAACGCTTTGTTCGTGACCCACGGGCTGACGATGCGGCTGTTCTGCATGCGCTGGTTCCATTGGTCGGTGGAGTACTTCGAGTCCCTCAACAACCCCGACAACGCCGAGGTCCGCACCCTGCACCGCAGCACGGACGGCAAGTACGAGCTGGATAAGCCGTTCAGCCAGTGGGAGCCCAGACGGGTCGATGAAACCGTCCTGGATGCCCCGCCGATGTTCTTCTAG
- a CDS encoding VOC family protein codes for MRMDHVSYACEQDGLAATTKRIASALGVEAVKGGVHPRFGTRNMIIPLAAHKYVEVVEVLNHPASDKAPFGQAVRARSAAGGGWMGWCVEVDDLAPFEERLGRAAVNGNRKFPDGRELVWKQIGILGLIADPQVPYMLKWEGDPELHPSKAYESNVKMSALTIAGSAERVTEWLGVPVEKPLEDVAVNWLAPRGTPGILSVTFETASGAVTI; via the coding sequence ATGCGCATGGATCACGTCTCTTACGCCTGTGAACAAGATGGCCTCGCTGCCACCACCAAACGAATTGCGTCTGCCCTCGGCGTCGAAGCCGTGAAGGGCGGAGTCCACCCCCGGTTCGGGACCCGCAACATGATTATCCCGCTCGCGGCACACAAGTACGTTGAGGTGGTGGAGGTGCTGAACCATCCCGCCTCGGACAAAGCTCCCTTCGGCCAGGCTGTCCGCGCCCGGTCGGCGGCGGGCGGCGGGTGGATGGGCTGGTGCGTGGAAGTGGACGATCTCGCCCCGTTCGAGGAGCGGCTGGGACGCGCCGCTGTCAACGGCAACCGCAAGTTTCCGGACGGCCGCGAACTGGTCTGGAAACAGATCGGCATTCTCGGCCTCATCGCCGATCCCCAGGTCCCTTACATGCTGAAATGGGAAGGCGATCCGGAACTCCACCCGTCCAAGGCCTACGAGAGCAACGTCAAGATGTCCGCCCTCACCATCGCCGGCTCCGCAGAGCGCGTCACCGAGTGGCTCGGCGTTCCGGTGGAGAAGCCGCTGGAGGATGTGGCCGTGAACTGGCTCGCTCCGCGCGGTACACCGGGCATCCTTTCTGTCACCTTCGAGACGGCCTCCGGAGCAGTCACCATCTGA
- a CDS encoding homoserine O-acetyltransferase, protein MTIAVTRTGAPASKPSSAPDGSVPDGTVQYLPIGSLALECGSTLPEVILGFETWGTLNAEASNAVLIEHALTGDTHVTRGDSDEPGWWEQLAGPGAPVDTDRYFVVSINILGGCYGSTGPSSTAPDGKPWGSRFPLVTLRDTTEAEARLTDALGIRSWYAVLGGSLGGARALEWAVSHPDRVQRCGVFSVGPSSTAEQIAFAQAQTLAIRQDPNFKGGDYYGGPEPVAGLALARRIAHITYRSAAELDGRFGRNAQDSEAPLEAGSLAGRGRYQVESYLDHQGNKLVRRFDANSYIAITEALMSHDISRGRGTLAEALAPATAEFLLAAVDSDRLYFPTQTQALAEALPGKVPVHTIEAPIGHDGFLTEIGQLDAQLKQYFFG, encoded by the coding sequence ATGACGATTGCCGTCACCCGCACCGGTGCCCCCGCAAGCAAGCCCTCCTCCGCCCCGGACGGCTCCGTTCCTGACGGGACCGTCCAGTACTTACCCATCGGATCCCTCGCGCTCGAATGCGGCTCCACACTGCCCGAGGTCATCCTCGGCTTCGAGACCTGGGGCACCCTCAACGCGGAGGCCTCGAACGCGGTCCTGATCGAACATGCCCTCACGGGGGACACCCACGTCACCCGGGGCGACAGCGACGAACCCGGCTGGTGGGAGCAACTGGCGGGACCGGGCGCCCCGGTGGACACAGACAGATACTTCGTGGTCTCCATCAACATCCTTGGCGGCTGCTACGGTTCCACCGGGCCCTCGTCGACGGCGCCCGACGGAAAACCGTGGGGCTCACGCTTCCCGCTCGTGACGTTGCGGGACACTACAGAGGCTGAGGCCCGGCTCACGGACGCCCTGGGCATCCGAAGCTGGTACGCCGTGCTGGGCGGATCCCTGGGCGGCGCCCGCGCCCTGGAGTGGGCCGTCAGCCACCCGGACCGGGTCCAGCGCTGCGGCGTGTTCTCCGTCGGCCCCAGCAGCACCGCAGAACAAATAGCGTTCGCCCAGGCGCAAACGCTCGCCATCCGGCAGGACCCCAACTTCAAGGGCGGGGACTACTACGGCGGGCCGGAACCGGTAGCGGGCCTGGCCCTGGCCCGGCGGATCGCGCACATCACCTACCGCTCGGCTGCCGAACTCGACGGCCGTTTCGGCCGGAACGCCCAGGACTCGGAGGCTCCGCTGGAAGCCGGATCCCTCGCCGGACGCGGGCGCTACCAGGTGGAAAGCTACCTTGACCATCAAGGCAACAAGCTGGTCCGACGCTTCGACGCCAACAGCTACATCGCCATCACCGAGGCGCTGATGAGCCACGACATCAGCCGGGGCCGCGGCACCCTCGCGGAGGCCCTGGCCCCGGCCACCGCCGAATTTTTGCTGGCAGCAGTCGACTCGGACCGCCTGTACTTCCCGACCCAGACCCAAGCGCTCGCCGAGGCCCTGCCAGGCAAAGTTCCGGTGCACACCATCGAGGCCCCGATCGGCCATGATGGCTTCCTGACCGAGATCGGCCAGCTTGATGCCCAGCTCAAGCAGTACTTCTTCGGGTAG
- a CDS encoding FAD-dependent oxidoreductase, translated as MSAKYDVVIVGGGIAGLSLASALAGKCSVALLEAEQSLGYHTSARSARQLIPSYGPPVVRELTMRTLELIGIHEGTRPEPVLSPRRFMLIGDEDAVLEQASGFMQRISHAEALEICPALKPDSFTAAGLDSGSFACNASLLLEDHRERAVEGGVDIITGAKVHSAQRLGSGWELGAGQEALQSAVVVNAAGAWADELAVLSGVEKLGLQPYRRTAAIVDVEHPLPQGCPMVASTDSFYFRPDGRRQVLISPSETVPSGPEDARPNPGDIEALITQLNTVTTMGIGTISRAWTGLRTEAADGIPVVGFDAEAAGFFWLAGQGGYGFQTSSGIAELAARLILAGQGTGKAATPGPASRTAEALAATRWSIRP; from the coding sequence ATGTCAGCGAAATACGATGTTGTGATCGTCGGCGGCGGCATTGCCGGCCTGTCCCTTGCCTCCGCCCTTGCCGGGAAATGCAGCGTGGCCCTGCTCGAAGCCGAGCAGTCCCTGGGCTACCACACCTCCGCGCGCTCGGCCCGGCAGCTGATTCCCAGCTACGGCCCGCCCGTGGTCCGGGAGCTGACCATGCGCACGCTGGAACTTATCGGCATCCACGAGGGCACCCGGCCCGAACCCGTGCTCTCGCCACGCCGGTTCATGCTGATCGGAGACGAGGACGCCGTCCTGGAACAGGCCAGCGGGTTCATGCAGCGGATCAGCCACGCCGAGGCGCTGGAGATCTGTCCCGCGCTGAAGCCGGACTCGTTTACCGCTGCCGGCCTGGATTCGGGATCCTTCGCCTGCAACGCCTCCCTGCTGCTCGAAGACCACCGGGAGCGGGCCGTCGAAGGCGGCGTGGACATTATCACCGGCGCCAAGGTCCATTCGGCCCAGCGCCTCGGGTCAGGCTGGGAGCTCGGTGCCGGGCAGGAAGCCCTGCAGAGCGCCGTCGTGGTCAATGCCGCCGGTGCCTGGGCGGACGAACTGGCGGTACTTAGCGGCGTCGAAAAGCTCGGCCTGCAGCCCTACCGGCGCACGGCCGCGATTGTCGACGTCGAACATCCCCTGCCGCAAGGCTGTCCGATGGTGGCATCGACCGACAGCTTCTACTTCCGGCCCGACGGACGGCGGCAGGTGCTGATTTCGCCGTCCGAAACGGTGCCGAGCGGCCCCGAAGACGCCCGGCCGAACCCCGGGGACATCGAGGCGCTGATCACTCAACTCAACACCGTCACGACGATGGGGATCGGCACCATCAGCCGGGCCTGGACCGGGCTGCGGACCGAGGCTGCCGACGGCATCCCGGTCGTGGGATTCGACGCCGAAGCCGCCGGGTTCTTCTGGCTCGCCGGACAGGGCGGCTACGGCTTCCAGACGTCCTCCGGCATCGCCGAGCTGGCCGCAAGGCTGATCCTCGCAGGCCAGGGCACCGGCAAGGCAGCAACCCCCGGTCCGGCATCCCGGACAGCGGAGGCGCTGGCGGCCACGCGCTGGTCCATCCGGCCCTGA
- a CDS encoding LysR family transcriptional regulator, which produces MRRLPSPDDLLILLTVARLGRFNAVAETLGTTHTTISRRILALDKQLGGRTLERSPQGWELTDLGNEAVAAAEAIEGTLGALTNRIAQSEDVLSGLVRISTPDGFGAEFVAPALVRLQRRHPLLNVEILSATRKVSQNRSGVDLEVVVGNLDVSNAQTIFLANYFLRLYASPQYAREHGLPETLDDVRQHGFVSYVESALQVAELGHRSTQLPMPRSSFQATSIFAQLEAVRRGGGIGLLPNFLAVGDPAFLPVLPDDFQRQLPIWAAARPESLRSAPVQAVLEALRTEISERQEILAG; this is translated from the coding sequence CTGAGGCGGCTTCCAAGTCCGGACGACCTGCTCATCCTGCTGACCGTGGCCCGCCTGGGCCGGTTCAATGCAGTGGCGGAAACGCTGGGCACCACCCACACCACTATTTCCCGCCGGATTCTCGCGCTGGACAAACAGCTTGGCGGGCGAACTCTGGAACGAAGCCCCCAGGGTTGGGAGCTGACGGACCTGGGCAATGAGGCGGTCGCGGCCGCCGAGGCGATCGAGGGTACCCTCGGTGCGCTCACGAACCGCATCGCCCAGTCCGAGGACGTGCTATCGGGTCTGGTGCGGATCAGCACCCCGGATGGCTTTGGTGCGGAGTTCGTCGCCCCGGCGCTGGTCCGGCTCCAGCGCCGGCATCCGCTGCTGAACGTGGAAATTCTCAGCGCCACACGCAAGGTCAGCCAGAATCGGTCCGGCGTGGATCTCGAGGTGGTGGTGGGCAATCTGGACGTCAGCAATGCGCAGACCATTTTCCTGGCCAACTACTTCCTCCGGCTTTATGCCAGTCCGCAATATGCCCGCGAACACGGCCTTCCGGAAACGCTCGACGACGTCCGGCAGCACGGGTTCGTCTCCTACGTCGAGTCCGCGCTGCAGGTCGCCGAACTCGGCCACCGATCGACCCAGCTGCCCATGCCCCGCTCCAGCTTCCAGGCCACCAGCATCTTCGCCCAGCTTGAGGCCGTCCGGCGGGGCGGCGGGATCGGTCTGCTACCCAACTTCCTGGCGGTCGGGGACCCCGCGTTCCTGCCGGTACTGCCGGACGACTTCCAACGGCAACTGCCGATCTGGGCGGCGGCCCGCCCGGAATCACTGCGCTCAGCCCCGGTGCAGGCCGTCCTTGAGGCGCTTCGGACCGAAATCTCCGAACGCCAAGAGATCCTGGCAGGCTGA
- a CDS encoding CPBP family intramembrane glutamic endopeptidase, with product MLVPSRRRLRIEVWIVLGLSLGQSAVYSVVQLLDKMTRAPLAEATSTLNRSQSTREYFDLTYQLLDIIFALVPVALVIYFLAEHRTAAAACGKLGFTFARPGKDLLQGLGLAALIGIPSLGLYAAGRALGMTTAIIPSGLDSYWWTVPVLILSAVRHGIVEEVIVVGYLVDRLGKLGWSVPLIIFASSMLRGSYHLYQGFGPFVGNAIMGVIFALIYTRTRRVMPLVIAHAVLDIVAFVGFSLFGKAIGLG from the coding sequence ATGTTGGTTCCCTCGCGCCGTCGGCTGCGGATAGAAGTGTGGATAGTTTTGGGCCTGTCGCTGGGGCAGTCAGCCGTGTATTCGGTGGTGCAACTGCTGGACAAAATGACCCGGGCTCCCCTGGCGGAAGCGACCTCCACGCTGAACCGCTCGCAAAGCACCCGGGAGTACTTTGACCTCACCTACCAGCTGCTGGACATCATCTTTGCCCTGGTGCCCGTGGCACTGGTGATCTATTTCCTCGCCGAACACCGCACGGCCGCCGCAGCCTGCGGCAAGCTTGGGTTCACCTTCGCGCGCCCCGGCAAGGACCTGCTCCAGGGCCTGGGCCTGGCCGCGCTCATCGGAATCCCGTCGCTGGGTCTCTACGCCGCAGGCCGGGCGCTGGGGATGACGACGGCGATTATCCCCAGTGGGCTGGACTCCTACTGGTGGACGGTGCCGGTGCTCATCCTCTCCGCGGTCCGGCACGGCATCGTGGAGGAAGTGATCGTGGTGGGCTACCTGGTGGACCGGCTGGGCAAGCTCGGCTGGAGCGTCCCCCTGATAATTTTTGCGAGCTCCATGCTGCGTGGCAGCTACCACCTGTACCAGGGCTTCGGTCCCTTCGTCGGCAACGCCATCATGGGCGTCATCTTCGCGCTCATCTACACCCGGACCCGCCGGGTGATGCCGCTGGTGATCGCGCACGCCGTGCTGGACATCGTGGCGTTCGTCGGCTTCAGTCTGTTCGGCAAGGCGATCGGCCTGGGCTGA
- a CDS encoding MFS transporter, producing MSTQKAAARRPEEEDVKSSGLKKVVTASMAGTVVEWYEFFLYASAATLVFGKAFFPNSGTELDGIIAAFLTYAVGFVARPIGGIVFGHFGDKFGRKQLLQLSIVLVGVSTFLMGCLPTFQQIGYWAPALLVFLRFAQGFAVGGEWGGAVLLVAEHSPSKSRGFWSAWPQSAVPLGNLLATAVLFVLSSTLSSADFLSWGWRVAFWLSAVIVLVGYYIRTKVTDAPIFLEAQKEVTVEKKGYGVGEVFRRYPRGVFTAMGLRFAENILYYLVVTFSITYLKVIVQTDTARILLLLLVAHFIHFAVIPMVGRMSDRLGRKPVYMAGAVLGGTWGFFAFPMMDTKNDLIILAAITIGLLFHSLMYAGQPAIMAEMFPTRMRYSGVSLGYQVTSIVAGSMAPIIAVALLSQFKSSTPVAVYLLGACMVTMVAVFFLKETRGISLHDVDAADAQGTADLLAASKK from the coding sequence ATGAGTACGCAAAAAGCCGCCGCCAGGCGCCCGGAAGAGGAAGACGTCAAGTCGTCCGGACTGAAAAAGGTAGTAACGGCCTCGATGGCCGGCACGGTCGTCGAATGGTATGAGTTCTTCCTCTACGCCTCGGCCGCCACCCTCGTGTTCGGCAAGGCCTTCTTCCCCAACTCCGGCACGGAACTGGACGGCATCATTGCTGCCTTCCTCACCTACGCCGTCGGTTTTGTCGCCCGCCCGATCGGCGGCATCGTCTTTGGCCACTTCGGCGACAAGTTCGGCCGCAAACAACTGCTCCAGCTCAGCATCGTCCTGGTCGGCGTCTCCACCTTCCTGATGGGCTGCCTCCCGACCTTCCAGCAGATCGGCTACTGGGCCCCGGCCCTCCTGGTTTTCCTGCGCTTCGCCCAGGGCTTCGCCGTTGGCGGTGAATGGGGCGGCGCCGTCCTCCTCGTCGCCGAGCACAGCCCCAGCAAGTCCCGCGGCTTCTGGTCCGCGTGGCCGCAGTCCGCTGTTCCGCTGGGCAACCTGCTGGCCACGGCCGTCCTGTTCGTTCTCTCCTCCACACTGTCCTCCGCCGACTTCCTCAGCTGGGGCTGGCGCGTGGCCTTCTGGCTCTCCGCCGTGATCGTGCTGGTGGGCTACTACATCCGGACCAAGGTCACGGACGCCCCCATCTTCCTGGAGGCCCAGAAGGAAGTTACCGTCGAGAAGAAGGGCTACGGCGTGGGCGAAGTGTTCCGCCGCTACCCCCGCGGCGTCTTCACCGCCATGGGGCTGCGCTTCGCGGAGAACATCCTCTACTACCTCGTGGTGACGTTCTCCATCACCTACCTGAAGGTCATCGTGCAGACGGACACCGCCCGCATCCTTCTCCTGCTGCTGGTGGCACACTTCATCCACTTCGCAGTGATCCCGATGGTCGGCCGCATGTCCGACCGCTTGGGCCGCAAGCCGGTCTACATGGCGGGCGCCGTCCTGGGCGGCACCTGGGGTTTCTTCGCCTTCCCGATGATGGACACCAAGAACGACCTCATCATCCTCGCGGCGATCACCATCGGTCTGCTGTTCCACTCGCTCATGTACGCCGGCCAGCCAGCCATCATGGCCGAAATGTTCCCGACCCGGATGCGCTACTCCGGCGTGTCCCTGGGCTACCAGGTCACCTCGATCGTGGCAGGTTCGATGGCCCCGATCATCGCTGTCGCCCTCCTGAGCCAGTTCAAGTCATCCACTCCGGTCGCCGTGTACCTACTCGGCGCCTGCATGGTCACCATGGTGGCGGTGTTCTTCCTCAAGGAAACCCGCGGAATCTCCCTGCACGACGTCGACGCCGCCGACGCCCAGGGCACCGCCGACCTTCTTGCAGCCAGCAAAAAATAG
- a CDS encoding bifunctional o-acetylhomoserine/o-acetylserine sulfhydrylase, which yields MSSAWSFETRQIHAGQEPDSATGARSLPIYQTTSFVFPSAESAANRFALAELAPIYTRIGNPTQDAVEQRVASLEGGLAALLLSSGQAAETLAILNVAEAGDHVVASPSLYGGTYNLLAHTLKKFGISVTFVADPDNLAQWRNAVQPNTKLFFGEAVSNPRQDVLDIEGISQVAHEAGVPLIVDNTLSTPFLIRPIEWGADIVVHSATKYLGGHGTAIAGVIVDSGNFDFSKDPERFPGFNTPDTTYNGLVYARDLGADGALGANLSFILKARVQLLRDLGSAVSPFNAFLIAQGIETLSLRMERHVANAVKVAGWLEARDDVESVAYAGLPSSPWYERGRKYGPKGTGAVVSFNLAGGADAGKRFVDALELHSHVANIGDVRSLVIHPASTTHSQLSPEQQAVAGVHPGLVRLSVGLEHIDDIIADLDAGFRAAKTA from the coding sequence ATGTCCAGTGCCTGGTCCTTTGAAACCCGCCAGATCCACGCCGGCCAGGAGCCGGACAGCGCCACCGGCGCCCGGTCGCTGCCCATCTACCAGACGACGTCGTTTGTCTTCCCCAGTGCCGAGAGCGCCGCCAACCGGTTCGCGCTGGCCGAACTGGCGCCGATCTACACCAGGATCGGCAACCCCACCCAGGACGCTGTGGAGCAGCGCGTGGCCAGCCTGGAAGGCGGACTCGCAGCACTGCTGCTCAGCTCCGGACAGGCCGCGGAAACCCTCGCGATCCTGAACGTCGCCGAGGCCGGGGACCATGTGGTGGCCAGCCCCAGCCTCTATGGCGGCACGTACAACCTGCTGGCACACACCCTGAAGAAGTTCGGTATCTCCGTAACGTTCGTGGCGGACCCGGACAACCTGGCGCAATGGCGGAATGCGGTGCAGCCCAACACCAAGCTGTTCTTCGGCGAAGCGGTCTCCAACCCGCGCCAGGACGTGCTGGACATTGAGGGCATCTCCCAGGTGGCCCATGAAGCCGGAGTGCCGTTGATAGTGGACAACACCCTGTCCACGCCGTTCCTCATCAGGCCCATTGAGTGGGGCGCGGACATTGTGGTGCATTCGGCCACCAAGTACCTTGGCGGTCACGGAACGGCGATCGCCGGCGTCATCGTGGACTCCGGCAACTTCGACTTCAGCAAGGACCCGGAGCGGTTCCCCGGCTTCAACACCCCGGACACCACCTACAACGGCCTGGTCTACGCCCGCGACCTCGGTGCGGACGGTGCCCTCGGCGCCAACCTCTCCTTTATCCTCAAAGCCCGCGTCCAGCTGCTGCGGGACCTCGGCTCCGCCGTCTCCCCGTTCAATGCCTTCCTCATCGCCCAGGGCATCGAGACCCTCAGCCTGCGGATGGAACGGCACGTCGCCAACGCCGTCAAGGTGGCCGGATGGCTGGAAGCGCGCGACGACGTCGAATCCGTTGCCTATGCCGGGCTGCCGTCCAGCCCCTGGTACGAGCGCGGCCGCAAGTACGGGCCCAAGGGGACAGGCGCCGTCGTCTCCTTCAACCTCGCCGGGGGAGCGGACGCCGGAAAGCGCTTCGTCGACGCCCTGGAACTGCACTCGCACGTGGCAAACATCGGCGACGTGCGCTCCCTGGTCATCCACCCGGCGTCGACCACGCACAGCCAGCTCTCCCCGGAGCAGCAGGCCGTTGCCGGCGTCCACCCCGGCCTGGTCCGGCTCTCGGTGGGGCTTGAGCATATCGATGACATCATCGCGGACCTCGATGCCGGCTTCCGGGCAGCCAAGACCGCCTGA
- the hutI gene encoding imidazolonepropionase: MSTLITNLAELMTQDLEHRVLKDAAVVIEGERIAWLGRAADAPAADEAVNAGGRAMLPGWVDSHTHLIFAGDRTAEFEARMAGENYSAGGIAVTMEATRATSDFDLTRLAMGRVAEAVSQGTTYLETKTGYGLDVEHEARSARIASTVADEVTYLGAHLVPAGMDAEGYTELVCGPMLSAVRPFVRWADVFCEQGAFTEDQSRRVLQACKDAGLGLRVHGNQLGEGPGVRLAVEFGAASVDHVNHLSGADIDALAASWSGWDTGGGAGRGTVATCLPACDLSTRQPLAPGRELLDAGVQLALASNCNPGTSYTSSMAFGVTTAVLQMRLSVHEAVRAATYGGALALGRESGKDADGERGVGSIAVGHRADLHLLNAPSATHLAYRPGMPLTHAVWRAGVRAR, from the coding sequence ATGAGCACCCTGATCACCAACCTTGCCGAGCTGATGACCCAGGACCTCGAACACCGGGTCCTCAAGGACGCGGCCGTGGTGATTGAGGGCGAACGCATCGCCTGGCTGGGCCGGGCCGCTGACGCGCCCGCCGCCGACGAAGCCGTCAACGCGGGCGGCCGCGCCATGCTGCCGGGCTGGGTCGACTCGCACACCCACCTGATCTTCGCCGGCGACCGGACGGCCGAATTCGAAGCCCGGATGGCGGGGGAGAACTACAGCGCCGGCGGCATAGCCGTGACCATGGAGGCCACCCGGGCCACCAGTGACTTCGACCTCACCCGCCTGGCCATGGGGCGGGTCGCCGAGGCCGTCTCCCAGGGCACCACCTACCTCGAAACCAAGACCGGCTACGGCCTGGACGTGGAGCACGAGGCCCGCAGCGCCCGGATTGCCTCCACCGTGGCTGACGAGGTCACCTACCTTGGCGCGCACCTGGTGCCGGCAGGAATGGACGCTGAGGGCTACACCGAGCTGGTCTGCGGCCCCATGCTATCCGCCGTCCGGCCGTTTGTGCGCTGGGCCGATGTCTTCTGCGAGCAGGGGGCCTTCACCGAGGACCAGTCCCGGCGGGTGCTCCAGGCCTGCAAGGACGCGGGACTGGGCTTGAGGGTGCACGGCAACCAGCTGGGGGAGGGCCCCGGGGTGCGGCTCGCGGTGGAATTCGGCGCGGCCAGCGTGGACCACGTGAACCACCTCTCCGGCGCCGACATCGACGCCCTTGCCGCCAGCTGGTCCGGCTGGGACACCGGCGGAGGCGCCGGCCGCGGGACGGTGGCCACGTGCCTGCCGGCCTGCGACCTGTCCACCCGGCAACCGCTGGCACCTGGCCGGGAGCTGCTCGACGCCGGTGTCCAGCTCGCGCTGGCGTCCAACTGCAACCCGGGCACGTCCTACACGAGTTCGATGGCGTTCGGCGTCACCACGGCCGTGCTGCAGATGCGGCTCAGTGTCCACGAGGCCGTGCGCGCGGCCACGTACGGCGGGGCGCTGGCCCTCGGCCGGGAATCCGGGAAGGACGCCGACGGCGAACGCGGTGTCGGCTCGATCGCCGTCGGGCACCGCGCGGACCTCCACCTTCTCAACGCCCCGTCCGCCACCCACCTGGCCTACCGGCCCGGCATGCCGTTGACGCACGCCGTCTGGCGGGCCGGGGTACGCGCCCGCTAG
- the mmsB gene encoding 3-hydroxyisobutyrate dehydrogenase, with product MAVIAWIGLGNMGGSMSVNLANAGNEVRGFDLNAEAVAAAEAGGVKPAGSIAEAVQGADVVFTMLPKGEHARTVYLGTDGVLAHADTKTLLVDSSTIDIASAQALHDAAAEAGFRFVDAPVSGGMSGAKAATLTFMIGGEAGAVADATEYIRPMAANIIPTGGATTGQAAKICNNLMLFINLASTAEGAVLADRLGLDKQVFWDIASVSSGDSWALRTWYPVAGVVPTAASNNGFAPTFTAELANKDIGLAISAAADTGTPLEIGTHVQQLFQRLIDAGQSGTDCSAIVKLVDGSLEPAS from the coding sequence ATGGCAGTAATCGCTTGGATCGGACTGGGAAACATGGGCGGGTCTATGTCGGTGAACCTCGCCAACGCCGGCAACGAGGTGCGCGGCTTTGACCTCAACGCCGAGGCCGTAGCCGCCGCCGAGGCCGGGGGAGTCAAGCCCGCGGGCAGCATCGCCGAGGCGGTGCAGGGCGCCGACGTCGTCTTCACCATGCTCCCCAAGGGTGAGCATGCCCGCACCGTCTACCTTGGCACTGACGGTGTGCTGGCCCACGCAGACACGAAAACCCTGCTGGTGGATTCCTCCACGATCGATATCGCCTCGGCACAGGCTTTGCACGACGCCGCAGCGGAGGCAGGCTTCCGCTTCGTCGACGCGCCGGTCTCCGGCGGGATGAGCGGCGCCAAGGCTGCCACGTTGACGTTCATGATCGGCGGCGAAGCCGGCGCAGTCGCGGACGCCACCGAGTACATCCGTCCGATGGCGGCCAACATCATTCCCACCGGCGGTGCCACCACCGGGCAGGCCGCCAAGATCTGCAACAACCTGATGCTCTTCATCAACCTCGCCTCCACCGCCGAGGGCGCCGTGCTTGCTGACCGGCTCGGCCTGGACAAGCAGGTCTTCTGGGACATCGCCTCTGTTTCCTCCGGCGACAGCTGGGCGCTGCGCACCTGGTACCCGGTGGCTGGTGTGGTCCCCACCGCCGCCTCCAACAACGGCTTTGCACCGACGTTCACCGCTGAGCTGGCCAACAAGGATATCGGGCTTGCCATCAGCGCCGCGGCGGACACGGGCACGCCGCTGGAAATCGGTACGCACGTCCAGCAGCTTTTCCAGCGGCTTATCGACGCCGGCCAGTCCGGAACGGACTGCTCGGCAATCGTCAAGTTGGTGGACGGCTCGCTCGAGCCCGCCAGCTAG